The following is a genomic window from Candidatus Poribacteria bacterium.
AACGAACCCTGACTCTATTCAAGAAATGCCGACCGCCGATACAATGACGCTGGAGGAATTTCTCGAAAACGACTTAGAGGGTTATGAATATGTAAAAGGAGAATTGGTTCCCATGCCCCTCACCTCAATGGAACATGGCGAAATCAGTAGTAACGTTCTCCGTCATTTGGGTTTGCACGTCTTTGAACATCAGTTGGGACGTTCTTATACCGAAGGTACGACATTTCACTTAGGGGACCGGGTAGTAAAGCCAGATGTTGCGTTTGTTTCGACGGAGCGATTGCCGGAAAATAGAGACAAAGGGTCACCTATACCGCCTGACTTGGCAGTAGAGGTCGTCTCACCAGCAGACAAACAGTACGATGTTACCGAAAAAGCATTCGCCTATCTGAAGGCAGGGACGCGTCTCGTCTGGGTGCTTGAACCGGTCGCGAAAACGGTGATGGTCTATCGTTCTGAGACAGATTTTACGTTGCTGACGTGTGAAGATACATTGACCGGTGAGGATGTTGTGGAAGGGTTTGCATGTTCTGTTGCGGAACTTTTTGAATAGAATGTAGCGCAAACTTTTAGTTTGCGTAGGGAATTGCACAAACTGAAAGTTTGTGCTACAAGGACTCTTTAACTCTAAAATTCGCGAAATCTGTGAAATCCGCGACAACCCGCGATTCAGACGATAAACAATGCAACAAACGCCTTTGTCCTTTCACATTCCTCCAACACAAAGCATCAAATACATCGGCTCCAAGCTAAAACTCATCCCGCATATCCTCCAACTCGTCAAAAAAGTCAACGCGAAAACAGTTTTGGATGGGTTCGCAGGCACGACGCGCGTCTCGCAAGCACTCGCCAAACTCGGCTATACCCTCGTCTGCAACGACATCGCACCGTGGTCGAAGGTTTTCGGTACGTGCTACCTCCTCAACACGAAACCGAGAGAAGCGTATCAACCCCTCATTGATCATCTCAATGCTTTGACACCTGTTGACGGTTGGTTCACAGAACACTACGGCGGACACGCCAACGGCGGTTGCGCCATTCAAACAGACGGACTCAAAAAACCGTGGCAGCTCCACAACACCCGTAAGTTGGACGCGATTCGACAAGAGATCGAAATCCTCAATCTCGATCCCGTTGAAAAAGCCGTTGCACTCACAAGCCTAATCCTCGCGCTTGACCGTGTTGACAGCACGCTCGGTCACTTTTCAGCCTATCTCAAGGACTGGGCACCGCGTGCCTATAGAACGCTACGACTTGAAGTGCCTGAAGTTTTCACGTCAGAAGGAGACCACACGGTTTATCAAACCGACATCTTTGAACTCACGCCGCAGGTATCGGTTGACCTTGCGTATTTCGATCCCCCTTATGGTTCAAACAACGAGAAAATGCCCCCCTCTCGTGTCAGATATGCCGCCTACTACCATCTCTGGAAAAGCGTCGTCCTCTTTGATAAACCCACCCTTTTCGGCAAAGCAAAACGGCGAGAAGATACATCAGATCGCCTCGCCGCCTCTGTATTTGAGGAATTCCGCCGCAACGACGATGGTCGTTTCATCGCCGTTGAAGCCATTGCCTACCTTATTCAGATGACGCAAGCGCGTTGGATACTGCTATCCTACAGTTCCGGCGGTCGCGCGACGGCTGATCAACTCAACGAAGTCATGCAGCGTAACGGCAACCTCCTCACCGTTCTTGAGCTTGACTATAAAAGAAACGTCATGGCAGGTATGAAGTGGACGCACGAGTGGATAAACGCAGCTGAAGAACCGAACCGAGAATTCCTTTTCCTACTTCAAAAAAATAAAACACCATCGTAGGGGCGAGGTCGCCTCGCCCGCTTGCTTAGCATCCTCACGAACCGAGAATTCCTTTTCCTGCTTCAGAGAAACTAAAGCGTGAGTGTTTGCGAAGTGTCCTTACAAAACGCCTTGACTCTCGGATGTTCCAGCACCTCTGGATTCAGCATATAAGCCGGCGCGCGTCCTTCAATCGCATCCGTAACCTGTCCAATTGTCCGCAGATCCAACCGAATCCCAGACTCAACAGTCATACCGGCGTTGTGGTTCGTACAGATGATACGCGGGTGGTCCTTATGAATCTCCCGCGGTCCGTTGACCGGATCGTCCACCACATAATACCATAACCGATTTTCACTAACAGCACGGTTGGCTGCTGCGTCGTCAACAAGATTTCCGCGCGACGGATTGATTAGGGACGCATGCGGTTTCATCGCACAGAACTCCTCGTAGCCGACAACCGTATCCGCTCCGGAGAGGTGCAAGGATACAGTATCGCTCTCTTCAAAGAGCGTGAGCGGCGTATCAACAGCCTCTGCACCAAATTCCGCTGCGAGTTCGGCAATGTCCGGACGGATGTCATAAACTAAGAGCCTCCCTTCCTCACCGAGAAGCGGACGCGCACGCCGGGCAACCTCTTGTCCAATCCGGCCAAAGCCGTACACACCGAGCGTAGAACCCATCGCCTCATGCGTTTTGATGAGACCGAAGTCGCCACTGTGCGAAGCCCTGTTGAGTGTGTAGACCCGCTTCAGCGTTGCAAGCCACTGTGCAATCGCATATTCAGCGACAGTCACCATGTGTTCCGGGGCAATCGTGGCAATAACACCGTATTCGGTTGCTAAATCCACGTTAACAGTTTCATAGCCGACACCCCAACGCGCAATGATTCGGAGCGATTCCGCGGCTTGATAGAAGCTTTCGTGAAACGGCACTGAGCTTGCGATTACACCAACAACATCATCGGCGTGTTCTTCAGTGAGTTCCCGCGGGTGTATACTCAATTCACCGAGTTTTCCTAAATCTGCTAACGCCGCACGGCGTTCCGCAGTATCGAATTCGGGGTTTTCAAAAATCTGGGAGAGTAAAATCTTTGCCATAGTTTTGTCCGTTTAGCGACTGATACGCACACTCCCTGCTTGTATCGCTGTTTCTGCCTCTTCTGCCGTTGCCCAGTTGAAGTCTCCGGGGAAGGTATGCGCCAAGGCAGAATAACCACCCGCAAAATCGACTGCTTCTTGGGGCGATTTGCCGTTTAATAGGCTATAAATTAATCCCGACGAGAAACTATCACCACCACCCACGCGGTCTACGAGTTCTAAGTCCTCATAGATACGGGACAGGTAAAATTCTTCACCGTCAAACAAGAGCGTCCGCCAGTCGTTGAGCCACCCTGTTTTTGCGTCGCGTAAGGTCGTCCCAATCATCTGAATGCTTGGAAAAGCGTCTTTGACCCGTTGCGCCATCTCTTTGTAACTATCGGGTTCGAGTTTGCTGTAGGATTCGGTTGTGCCTTCCGCCGCGAAGCCGAGCGATTTCTCGAAATCTTCCTCGTTACCGATGAGAACAGAGACGTGCTCCATCATGGGTCGGTTCGCTGCTTGTGCTTCCTCCGCACTCCAGAGTTTAGAACGGAAGTTCAGATCGTAACTCGTTTTGACACCCGCTGCACGCGCCGCCTTGAGTGCCTCCGCTGAGACAGCCGCCGCCGATTCCGACAAAGCCGGTGTGATACCGCTGAGATGGAACCAACGCGCACCGCTAAATATAGATGCCCAATCAATCTCACCGACCTGCACGTTGGAAATCGCAGAATAGCCGCGGTCGTAGGTAACGCTGCTCGCACGCGGACCGGCACCCAATTCGAGATGATAGAATCCGTTCCGTTCCAAGCCGATCCCGTCGAAGTCCGCCCAGACGATGTTCGACATGTCCACACCGAGTTCGCGTCCTTTGTTGCGGATATAACGACCCGACCAATTGTCCACGAGTCGGGATACCCACGCCGTCCGCAATCCGAGTTGTGCAGCGTTGACGGCAACGTTCATCTCTGCACCGCCTGCAGTGATTGCCAGCGATGACACCTGCTCAAGCCGCATAAACTCCGGTGCCGTGAGTCGGATCATCGCTTCACCAAATGTAACTAAATCGTACATAGTTTATTCTCCTGTTTCTATATCTGTTTTGTTCTGGTATTCGTTATAAAGATTTTCAATACACGGTCCACAAAAGCAGTAGACCCTGCCGTAGCCGCCGACCTCTTTTTCGAGCAATTCGGTCATCGGGAACTCGTCTTGGCACATCGCACAGACTTCTATTTGTGCTACGGGTTCAGCCGCGTCCCCGTCTGCTTTCTGTCGAGAGGACATAAAGTGCAGGATTAACCAAACGACAATAGGCGTTAGAATTACAAAAATAATAAAGAGCATTCTGTGTTCCCTTCACAACGGCGTACAGCAATTCGTATTTCCGTTACTATAGCGGATAACCGAGAGCATGTCAACGGAATTGTTTTGGTTAATTCCTGAGTCTTGTGCTACAATACCGAAAACTAAAAACCAATAACCAACAACTAAAAACAGATGACTAAAATAGCACACGTCCATGTTTATCCGACTGCTGTCGGGATGAAAGATGTCTTCAACATCGGCACGGGTTTCGTTGGAGATACCACTGCCGCAGGCGATCACGTCTTTGTCAAAATTACAACAGACGACGGTTACGTCGGTTGGGGTGAGCAACGCGCACTCCCCTCGTGGAGCTACGAAACCACTGAATCTATCACAACCACCATTTGCAATTACATCGCACCCCTACTCCTCGGACGGGATCCGTTAAATCGCAACGAAATCCACCACGCCATCTATGACGCATTGAAACCGGCTGTCAGCAATGGACACCCTTTCGCTAAAGCCGCGGTAGACATCGCTTTGCACGATCTGCGTGGACGGATCCTCGGTGTGCCGGTGCATACCCTTTTCGGTGGGAAACGACACGAGGCACTCCCGCTCTGCTACGCCTTAAGTATTGATACCCCAGAAATAATGGGTTTGAAGGCGAAGGCGTTGTCTCCTTGTTCCTGTTTCAAAGTGAAAGTCGGTGGCAACCCCGCGGAAGATGAGGAACGGGTACGCGCAGTCCATGAAGCGATGCCACATGCGAAACTCTGGATAGATGCGAATCAGTCCTACACACCCTCCAATGCCTTGGAACTGCTGAAGCGGGTTGCCGATATCCGCGAAATTTACTGCATGGAGCAACCCGTGGCAAGCCAAGACTGGTTCGGTATGAAGCGCGTCCGAGAAGACGCACCTGTTCCGATTGCGATTGATGAAGGTTGTTTTACGTCCTTCGATCTCGCTAAAATCGTACGCCTGGAATGTGCGGATGCTGTCGTTCTGAAGGTCTGTAAATCTGGCGGTTTAGGGGAATGCCTCAAAAGCGTTCATGTCGCTGAAGCCAACGCCTTAGAACTCCTCGGCAGCGGTTTGACTGAAGCAGGGATTGGGTTCATCGCCAGTGTCCACCTCTTTTCAACGTTGGACTTAGTGCTACCAGCAGAACTCAATGCCCCCGCTTTTTTGGAAACTATGGCAGTAAGTGGTGTCGAAATTCAGGATCACGTCGTAACAGTACCAGACGGTCCCGGTCTCGGTGTCACGCCCGATGAAGACTACATCAAGGCGAATCTTCTGCAGATTGCGAGCCCTTAATTAGCATAAAAACCTCTATCAGGATAGCAATACCAATCGCCACGCCACAGAGTAAGTATGGACTCCGAACGCCGAGTTGCGAATCCGCTGAAATACCACCTAAGAACGGACCTAACAATATCCCTACACCGAGTATGGCTTCGTGCCACCCGCTTTTGTTTCCCTTGTCCACATGCCGGTCCAACCCGTAATAGAGGCTGCTGAAATAAGTAAAAGCAGCGGATACACCGATAATCCCAAACGCAAATGCCCAAAGGAGTGTGTTTTGGGTGCCCCATATTCCGAGAAAGCTGAGTATTGCCAGTAACTGAACGACGAGTATTGGCGCGAAACGGTAGTGCCAACGGGTTGAGTACCCTGTCCCAAGAATAACGAACGCCAGTGTTTGCAGTCCGCCAAGCGTTAGCATGAGATTGCCAAATGTTGTGGGTAGCATCCCCATCTCTTTCGTAAGTTTCGGTGCGAGCCGTCTCAGGACCCCCAGCACAAACCAAGAGGCAAGATTCGCATATCGCGCAATATTGAGATGTGTTGTCCGAACGGGTAGGGGTGGATAAAGTACTTCAGTAGGCTCCGATTGCTCGGCTCTGGCAACATCGAGTTTCAGGAAGTTATTCCCGAAAATTGTCACCAAGGTGAACAGCGTCGAGATGCCGGCAAGATAGAAGGGTCTAAACGGATTCGCGTCGCCATACAGATAACTGGAGAACACTGGACCTAAAGTAATACCGATACTCCAGAACAAGTTGAAAAGCATGACCCGATGGACGAGTTCAGCTTCACCCTCGCGTTCAGCAAGCCACGCCTCATAAGCGGGCCAGAAGAGTGCCATACTCACCCCGATGCCGGGAAAAATAAGTAAGAGGTGCGTACCGTTCCGACAGTAGGGAAGCCCGATACTCGCAGCACCCATCACCAGGAACGCAGTATAAAGTACATATCTCCGATCTATCCGATCCGATAGGCGACCGAACGGAATCGCCAGCACCACGAAGAAACCGGTCATAACTGCATTGAGGATACCCAGAAACGTGGAAGATAATCCTAAATAACTCGTATAAAAGGAGGTGTTCGTTAAGACACTGCTATAAGCGAAGTCGATTAACAGAACAGGAAAATAGACGGTAAGCAGTTGGCTCAACTTTAAGTTTCGGCGCATATTTTATCGTTTCGCACCTGAGGTCTATGGTAGGACGACCTCTGCATCGACTATATGATAGCCTGTCGCGCCAACCGGTTCGATATCAAGCCCGATTTCGTCTTGGACGACCCCGTTGTTAGCGGTCGCTCTTGCATAGATTTCAACAGGGGCTGCGTTTTCTGGTACGTGCCATTCCCATTTCCAGAGTACCCATGCGAGCGGTGTATCCTTTGCCCAAATTTCCGCCGCTTCCCACGTCTGACCGTAGTCGATGCTGACTTCGACCTTCTTGATACCGTCGTGGTTCCCTGCATCGAACGCTGCGCCGCTGACTGTATACGTTTTTCCGCCTATAATCGCCTCGCCTTCACTCGGTGTGCCAATCATTGTGGCAAGTTTCACGTGTGCGATGGGATCCCAACCCCGTTTCTCCCAATAACTTTCATGTTCGGCAGCCAATTGGATGTTGACGATCCATTTCGGGTTTTTCGTGCCGTAGTTCCCCGGATTTAGCAGGCGAACCGGAAAGCCGTGTTCTGTCGGCAGTGGAACCTCGTTCATCTCATAGACAAGGAGCGTTTCCGCCTCCATCGCCTCTTCAAGTGGGATTGCTGTATGATAGCCGTCTGCGCAGCGGAAAACGACTACTTTGACTTCAGGCTTCGGAGCGACTTTCTCAAGCAGATCGCGTAGGCGCACCCCTTTCCACACCGCATTGCTCATCTGTTCCGTGCCAATTGGGTCCCCAATACATTTCAACGTCCGCATCGCCGTAACAGATTCCATCGCTGTGATGTCTTGAAGTCCCAAGGGGCGCATCGGTTTTTCGATCAGTCCGGTGATAGCCATTCGCCACGTCGCACCGTCAAGTACAGCCGGATCACCAATCTGTAGGATATAGAAGTCGGCGTTTGGTGTTATCAGTGTGCTCGGTCTCAAGGACGACATCGTGTCTGTTTGTCCTTCGAGTTGAAGCGGTAGCACCATTCCTGCGGCACTAATCGCGCTCAGTTTTATGAATGTTCGTCTTCGCATTTTTTTTAATTTTCCTTGCCTCTTTTTCTATTTCGCATTCGCATCGTAATTTTTACAACGCCTCGCACCATAATCGCTGTGCCGCCAATCAGAAATAACGGCATCCCCCATCGCCATTGAAAGAAAAAATAGGCGACAAAACTGACGCACATTAAAACGATGAGCGTATTCAGGAGTTTTCTGTGTTCATACCATTTTTGCATCTGTTTTTAGAGTTATCAGTTGTCAGAAAGAGCTCATGCTTTTTGAGCGACCATCTTAGAGAGAATGCCCAGAATTTTCTCGCACTGCACAATCTGATAGGCTGCCATATCAATTTGGAGTTTTTGTCCCTCCAATTTGAGGAAGTACCACTCAGTCCCTGTAGTAGAAGCCCCATAAATGCGTGGAATATCATTTCCTTTTTCGGCGTTGAAGTGTTGTGCAGCGACCATCTCAGCAATACACTGACCTAACCCAAGTTTCGGCTCTGCGTTTTTTGCTTCAACCAGAACAATAACAGGTGCCTCTAAAGAAAGTTGTACCGGTGACAAACTCACCAAAAAGTCACAGACCCCAGTCAATCCTTTTTCGGCATCAACATTGAAATCGATTCCCGAAAAAAGGCTGATGCGTCGCTCATAGTGTTCGCGAAGTTCAACAAGGACATTTGCAACAATCATTTCCGAACGTGCTTTCTCTGTTCCTATCGCAACGGCTAACGACACATTTCTCGCTAATGCGGCGGTAAGATGACTACTCGGGGCCACAGGTTCCGTTTCTGAAAAGATGTTGTCAGTTTCAATTCTCTCTAATTGAAACGTTGCTACCACTGACTCTAAGGTAAAGTTGCTATAAGCCATGCGAAAGCCTCTGCTTTTTGTAGGTGTCAATATTCTGTATTTGGTTATTAGAAAGAAAGTTTACTTACTGACAACGCTTCAACGGATATGGGTGTAATTCAACAGAAATTTCCCCCGGGTTCGACTATAAGAATGTTATCATATATACCACCAAGTGTCAACAGAAAATGGCGTTCAGCAGTGCCATCCAGTTTCCCAATTTCCGCGTTTTATAGTTGCGTCTTGTTTGCAAATCTGGTATGCTATCCATAATTTACACGCCAATAGAAATGCTTTTTTTCAAGGACTGGAACCTCTCATGGCAAAACAACCCAACATCCTCTTTCTCATGACCGATCAGCAGCGTTTTGATACAGTCGGTGCGCTGGGTAATCCGCTTATTCAGACCCCCGGTCTGGATCGCCTTGTTCGCGAGGGTACGAGTTTTACGTCGGCGTATTGTCCGTCTCCTGTGTGCGTGGCATCTCGCTGCAGTTTCCTACTTGGGCAGTGGCCCCATCAGACCGGATGCACAAACAATTCACCGATGCCACAGGATCGCGTCTCGGTGATGGAGTTGCTGAACGAGGCAGGCTATCAGACCCACGGTATTGGCAAGATGCACTTCAGCCCACAAAGCCGCAAAATGTGGGGATTTGAAACGCGCGACTATTCCGAAGAGGGACCGGGTCCTGACGATTTTACAGAGTTTCTACACGAGAACGACTACGATCATATCGTCGCACCGCACGGTGAACGCAGCGAATACTACTACATCCCGCAACCCTCACAACTTCCTGCTCGCTTGCACCACACGCAGTGGGTAGGTGATAAAACACTCCAGTTTTTATCTCAGCGTGATACGAACCGACCGTTTTTGTGTTGGTCGAGTTTTATCAAACCACACCCGCCCTTTGAATCGCCAGTACCGTGGAACCGACTCTATCGCACGGTCGAGATGCCACTGCCTTTCCTACCAACGGACTATGCGCATCTGCATACCTATTGGAACCGGCATCAGAACCGTTATAAATACCGCGACCAAGGACGCGATATGAATCTCCTCCGAACGATGCGCGCGGCTTACTATGCCGCTATCTCTTTCATAGATTATCAGGTTGGTCGGATCCTTGACCATCTCGAATCGGCAGGTGAGTTGGATAACACGTTAATCATTTATACTTCCGATCACGGCGAGCTGCTCGGTGACTACGACTGTTATGGGAAACGCTCTTTTCTTGACGCAGCGGCTCGGATTCCGTTACTCGTCCGCTATCCTGAACGTTTTGAAAGGGACACACAGTGCGACACACCGACCAGTTTGGTTGATGTGCTCCCAACCAGTCTCAGCGCAGCCGAATTACCGCTACAAACAGATCGCAGCGGCGTAGATCTCGCAGATATTGCCACTGGCAACACCCAACGAGATGCCATCGTCGGTCAATTGGGGCAAGAAGGCACGGGACTGTATATGCTCCTTACGTCTGAATACAAATACATCTACTCTGCAGCGGATCGCAAGGAGTGGCTTTTCAGACGTTCCCCGGGTGGACTTGACGAACGTAGCGTTGCCGGTAACCCGGGATATGGTAGGGTTCTCAACACCTATCGAGAACGCTTGATTGAATGGTTCCGCAAGGACGGGTACGAAGTTCCGTTGGATGGCAATAGATGGCGAGACTTCCCGGC
Proteins encoded in this region:
- a CDS encoding Uma2 family endonuclease yields the protein MLNSQTNPDSIQEMPTADTMTLEEFLENDLEGYEYVKGELVPMPLTSMEHGEISSNVLRHLGLHVFEHQLGRSYTEGTTFHLGDRVVKPDVAFVSTERLPENRDKGSPIPPDLAVEVVSPADKQYDVTEKAFAYLKAGTRLVWVLEPVAKTVMVYRSETDFTLLTCEDTLTGEDVVEGFACSVAELFE
- a CDS encoding DNA adenine methylase, with the protein product MQQTPLSFHIPPTQSIKYIGSKLKLIPHILQLVKKVNAKTVLDGFAGTTRVSQALAKLGYTLVCNDIAPWSKVFGTCYLLNTKPREAYQPLIDHLNALTPVDGWFTEHYGGHANGGCAIQTDGLKKPWQLHNTRKLDAIRQEIEILNLDPVEKAVALTSLILALDRVDSTLGHFSAYLKDWAPRAYRTLRLEVPEVFTSEGDHTVYQTDIFELTPQVSVDLAYFDPPYGSNNEKMPPSRVRYAAYYHLWKSVVLFDKPTLFGKAKRREDTSDRLAASVFEEFRRNDDGRFIAVEAIAYLIQMTQARWILLSYSSGGRATADQLNEVMQRNGNLLTVLELDYKRNVMAGMKWTHEWINAAEEPNREFLFLLQKNKTPS
- a CDS encoding sugar kinase, with protein sequence MYDLVTFGEAMIRLTAPEFMRLEQVSSLAITAGGAEMNVAVNAAQLGLRTAWVSRLVDNWSGRYIRNKGRELGVDMSNIVWADFDGIGLERNGFYHLELGAGPRASSVTYDRGYSAISNVQVGEIDWASIFSGARWFHLSGITPALSESAAAVSAEALKAARAAGVKTSYDLNFRSKLWSAEEAQAANRPMMEHVSVLIGNEEDFEKSLGFAAEGTTESYSKLEPDSYKEMAQRVKDAFPSIQMIGTTLRDAKTGWLNDWRTLLFDGEEFYLSRIYEDLELVDRVGGGDSFSSGLIYSLLNGKSPQEAVDFAGGYSALAHTFPGDFNWATAEEAETAIQAGSVRISR
- a CDS encoding mandelate racemase/muconate lactonizing enzyme family protein, with amino-acid sequence MTKIAHVHVYPTAVGMKDVFNIGTGFVGDTTAAGDHVFVKITTDDGYVGWGEQRALPSWSYETTESITTTICNYIAPLLLGRDPLNRNEIHHAIYDALKPAVSNGHPFAKAAVDIALHDLRGRILGVPVHTLFGGKRHEALPLCYALSIDTPEIMGLKAKALSPCSCFKVKVGGNPAEDEERVRAVHEAMPHAKLWIDANQSYTPSNALELLKRVADIREIYCMEQPVASQDWFGMKRVREDAPVPIAIDEGCFTSFDLAKIVRLECADAVVLKVCKSGGLGECLKSVHVAEANALELLGSGLTEAGIGFIASVHLFSTLDLVLPAELNAPAFLETMAVSGVEIQDHVVTVPDGPGLGVTPDEDYIKANLLQIASP
- a CDS encoding MFS transporter — encoded protein: MRRNLKLSQLLTVYFPVLLIDFAYSSVLTNTSFYTSYLGLSSTFLGILNAVMTGFFVVLAIPFGRLSDRIDRRYVLYTAFLVMGAASIGLPYCRNGTHLLLIFPGIGVSMALFWPAYEAWLAEREGEAELVHRVMLFNLFWSIGITLGPVFSSYLYGDANPFRPFYLAGISTLFTLVTIFGNNFLKLDVARAEQSEPTEVLYPPLPVRTTHLNIARYANLASWFVLGVLRRLAPKLTKEMGMLPTTFGNLMLTLGGLQTLAFVILGTGYSTRWHYRFAPILVVQLLAILSFLGIWGTQNTLLWAFAFGIIGVSAAFTYFSSLYYGLDRHVDKGNKSGWHEAILGVGILLGPFLGGISADSQLGVRSPYLLCGVAIGIAILIEVFMLIKGSQSAEDSP
- a CDS encoding molybdopterin-dependent oxidoreductase, whose amino-acid sequence is MRRRTFIKLSAISAAGMVLPLQLEGQTDTMSSLRPSTLITPNADFYILQIGDPAVLDGATWRMAITGLIEKPMRPLGLQDITAMESVTAMRTLKCIGDPIGTEQMSNAVWKGVRLRDLLEKVAPKPEVKVVVFRCADGYHTAIPLEEAMEAETLLVYEMNEVPLPTEHGFPVRLLNPGNYGTKNPKWIVNIQLAAEHESYWEKRGWDPIAHVKLATMIGTPSEGEAIIGGKTYTVSGAAFDAGNHDGIKKVEVSIDYGQTWEAAEIWAKDTPLAWVLWKWEWHVPENAAPVEIYARATANNGVVQDEIGLDIEPVGATGYHIVDAEVVLP
- a CDS encoding sulfatase-like hydrolase/transferase, coding for MAKQPNILFLMTDQQRFDTVGALGNPLIQTPGLDRLVREGTSFTSAYCPSPVCVASRCSFLLGQWPHQTGCTNNSPMPQDRVSVMELLNEAGYQTHGIGKMHFSPQSRKMWGFETRDYSEEGPGPDDFTEFLHENDYDHIVAPHGERSEYYYIPQPSQLPARLHHTQWVGDKTLQFLSQRDTNRPFLCWSSFIKPHPPFESPVPWNRLYRTVEMPLPFLPTDYAHLHTYWNRHQNRYKYRDQGRDMNLLRTMRAAYYAAISFIDYQVGRILDHLESAGELDNTLIIYTSDHGELLGDYDCYGKRSFLDAAARIPLLVRYPERFERDTQCDTPTSLVDVLPTSLSAAELPLQTDRSGVDLADIATGNTQRDAIVGQLGQEGTGLYMLLTSEYKYIYSAADRKEWLFRRSPGGLDERSVAGNPGYGRVLNTYRERLIEWFRKDGYEVPLDGNRWRDFPAPHEPENPDAGQLFQDGRSVSDQFPDGYSPNVDTLRE